GGAAGTGTTTGAAAATTGAGATTCGAACTGATCACGAGCGAGCTCTTGCCGGCCTTCGGTGCACCTGCGACCAAATACCAAGGCAACGAGTAAACCGCGTCTTTACCGCTTTCGCCAAGATTCGAACTCTTTAGGAATTGAACCGCTTCTTCGGCTCTCGATGCCAGATCTGCATTTTCACCGACCGGAGCTGATACCTCTGCGGCAGCTTTTTCAGGTACAGCTTTTTCTCCGGCGTCCTTGCCCGCCGCAGCGGCCTCTTCTTTTTCCTTTTTCCTTTTCGAGCGGCGAGCGGCGAGAAAGCCGACAAGCATCGTAAAAGGCATCGTTAACAAAACCAGAACGATGACGACGACCTTTTGATTACGGCCAACACTGCCTTCGGGCATCATCACCACGATCATCGTGACAATGCCGTAAAACGACATGATACTGCCAAGACCGAGTGCGTATTTTAGTTGACCAACGTGCCAGGACGACATAATCCGTTAAAACCTGATGAGTTGAGCTAAGTCCAATCGAATCCTGAGAGTTCATCCGATCGGTTTCCCAACAGTCGAAACACCGAAGAGAAACTCGGTCGTAAAAAGCGCAAACTACAGTTGGAGCTTTTCCGCCGCGTCCCAAAAGAACTTCATAGAAAGCAAGAACATAACGAAATAGACAATGATCCCTAAACCTAGACCGCCGGCGGCGCCGAGTTTTGCCCAAACAGGCATTCCTCGCTTTTCAGGCGGCTTCGGCTGATCATTTGCAAGCCAATGCGGTGAAAGCTCGACCGACTGTATCTTTCCGACCTTTACCAGTGCATTAGCGGTACGCTGCATTGTTGCCAGAAGCTTATCCTGTTCATAGATAGCGTATCGCCCTTTGAACCCAAGCAGCATACAGAAATAATAGACCTCGACCGCATCCTGCGTCGTCTCGATCTGCTTTAGCATCGCGTCCAGTTTGTCGAAAAACTTATTGCCCGCCAATTGTTCGCCAAAATATTCGAGCTGAAGCGGATACTTTTCCCATTCGTTCTTTAACGGGAAGTTGTTTGTGAGGACGACCTCGTCGACAAATGAAGCAAGAGCGAATTTCGAAACCTGCACGATCTTGTGATTGAACCGATATCGTTCAGCACGCTTCTCAAAATCCTGCAGCATTCCCGCGATCTGCGGGCGAAGTTCATTCGAGGGAACTACGATTCCGGCCTTTAACCTCAAGATCAGGTCAAATACCGGCCCGGCAAAGGTTATCAGATCATTTTTGTTAGCGGGATCAGCCATATTTCTTATGGTTTGACAGCGTATAGCTCAAGTTTTTCGTCCGGGATCTCGTTCGGCACGTAAACCGCGATTACCTTTGAGCCGGTAATTCCGTTCCAGTAAGGCCCAATCGAATCGAGTTGGAAGTATTTGAAACCGACACGCGATGGGATCGGAGCCGGCGGAGGATTAGTGTAGGTCAGCACGACCCCGGGCAGCGCAGATCCGATGACCGAATCGATCACATCACGTGAAGCGATCTTTACGACCCGCGGTACTCCCTCGATCATCTTTGACTCGGGCATCTGTGCTCGAACCGCAAGGTAGAACCCGGCTTCCTTGAGCAGCCTTTCATCTTCAATTCGGCCGACATATAGTGTATCGCGGGTCTTTTCGAGCGGAATCGCGACACATCGGCTCGGGATCACGGTCTCGAGCAGGTCCTTTAATTGAGTCGATAGGTTGTAAAACGTGAAATAAAGATCGTCGTGATCATATTTCACAATGTCTTTCGGGTGCGACTCGAGAGCGAATGTCATCAGTTTGCCGACGAGTTCTCCCATTTCAAGATAAAGTCGCTCGGGGTGAAGAACGGGCGACCGAAAGAAATGAGACATCGTCGGTATCGACGAGTTGATAGTATGCAGCAGCCAGAAGACGGCAACTTCCGATGTTGTGAAATCGGCGAGGGAGGCATTGCTCTGCCGTCGTTGTTCACCAAGGCTGCCGCTTTTGGTGATCAATATCTCGACCATCTGCCGGAGCATATTGACGAGCCAGCCAGATGCCGACGACTTCAAAATCGGCGGGATGTACTCATCCGATATCTTTAGCTGGCCCGTCGGGGTTCGCTGAAGCTCGGCGATCTTCATTGATGTGAATCCGTCGCGCAGTTCGTCGTCAAAGATTATCCTAAGGTTGCTTTTTGCATAAGCGATCGGCTGCTCGTTCGACCCTGTCGTTTCGTCCTTGACCATCGAGCCTTCCTGGTGAAAGCGAAGATTTGACCCAGCAGACGCACCACTTGCCTGAAAATTGGCTTCACCGGCTTTCTTGGCCGGTATAGCCAGATGAACGCCAAGCCGTTCCTGTTCGACCTTGAAGTGATCGCCCACGGGTCGCAGGTCAGGGACTGCCTCAGCGTCAGGCACATTGATCATCAAGCCGTCCTGCATAACGGCACGGCAATTCGTTATTTGAAAGTTGCCGTTGGCTATAGCTTCATTGTTTACCTGAAGGTCCAATACGCCATAGTTAAACTGCATCATCGACTGGGCACGCGAATGCAGCAGCTCTTCATGATAATTGTCCCACTGCTGAAAATGGTGCGGAGTCAGGAGCATCCCCTCGTTCCAGACGATTTTGCGGTATTTGCTCATAACAAGATTTAGACGTAAATAGTAAAACGAGTTAGCGAATTAGTAAACAGTCGGGCGCAGGTTTCTTTTGCAGCTCGAATACCGCCGTTCTGTTAGTAACATTACAGTTATGACGACAAAGAGAAATGCACCGATAAATCAACTTTCCGGTATCGGTGAGCCGGTCAGGACCGTAAAAAACTCGGCCAGCCAGCGCTCACCGGACTTTTCAGGAAGGACTTCCGACCCGGCTTCTGCGACCGCAAGCGACTCGATCAATGGAATAAATCTGACCGCGGCCGGATCAACGCCGAGGAACCGGATCGGTTTCGACGGCTTAAGAAAGACATTCACCATGTCGATACTCGCATTGGTCGGATCAGCACAATTTTCGGCCGGCGAGGTCACGAGATACTCTCGACATGCCAAAGGTCGATCTTCATGGATCGTACAAGACTCGTTTTCGAGAAACGGACATTCGATCGACTGACCGAAATATTCCATGACCGCTTCATTGATCTTCTTTTCAAGTTCGTGTTGCGGATCCTGACGACGGTTTTCCGAGAGATCGCGGATTCGGTCGAACCAGCCGATCGCTTCGAAATGGGCCAAACTGTCGGCAAACCGCTTCTTGACCAATGTCTGCCTTTCGATAGGCATGGCTTCGACTACTTCAGCCAATCTGATGGCCTCGATCACCGAAACCGGTACGGCCTGTCGGCAGCAGGCACCGCAACCCTTTGCACACGAGACCTTTTCGCCGTTAGCGGCTGCCGCGGCAACGCTCATTTCCACAAAGCTATCGGTCATTTTTTGAAATACGGGCAGCATCCGATCGGGCCTCACGGGACCTGAGGGCACCGTTAATTCTAGATCGAGGGGTTGTCCGGCAACTTTCAATGTTATGTTACCGGTGATCCACTGTTCATTTTCCATATTGTTTCTCTTCCGGCGAAAACGTCGATGGTGCCGAGATGTAGATGAAAGGTGAACTCATAGAACCAGAGTCTCGGCTGTGACGCCAAAGTCCTTTGGATTTTGCGCTATTATTCCCACCGCGAGAAATGTAAGAGCGTTTTCGAACTCGGCATTCGTGAGTTTGCCGTTTTTCTGCAGAAACCAAATCGTTCGAATCGAACGCGAGCTTTCAGGGAACTTATTAGAGAGGTCCTGAAGCATGTTTCGCATTTTCATTAATTCGCCCGCCTTTCCCTGATCATAAGCAGCTATCATCAGCAATGCGTCATCAGCGAGTTCGTTGCCGATCTGCGTTCCGAGCTTGTCGAGAACGTCGACCAGGGATTGCGCGGTTTGAACTACGTCGCCCTTATTGCTGCCGAGCCTGGCAATAGCAGCGACAGCCAAGAACTGCGGCTTGAGGTTTTTGGATTGAGCGAGTGCCGCGAGTTGGGACGAACTCCTTTTCGCCGAGTTGATATTTGCCGCAAGCGCAGACGATGAGCTGATCTGCTTAATCTTACTGTTGACTCTCGCAGCCTGTTCGCCGGTAAGAAACGCTTTCGGGTCATTGATCGCGATCCGACGCAGAAAGGCTGCACCGTGTTCCTCCACCTTTGACGTCTCGCTTGTGCCTCGCGGCATCACCGATTCGCTATTCCCCGAACTCAAATTCGACGGGGCCTCGGTCGGACTCGATTCAGGCTTGGAGGTTGATGTGACATCGTTCGACCGAATTCGGCGATCTCGGGTTACCGGTTCGTCGTCGATCTCGATCGGATCATCACCATCGTCGGTAGTTACCTGATTGTTCGACGAACTTCCGCCGTTCAATACGAAAAACAGCCCGCCTGCAAAAACCAGAACGATCACGGCGACAAGCGGCCCGATCAGCAACAGGGAAGTCGGAAATCCGCCTGATGCTGACTTCGCGTGTGGATGCGGCGAAGTCGCGCCACTTTCAGAAACGATCCCCGATCGTTCGGCAGCGACCGGCTTCGCAAAAGAACCGGTCGTAACACGCTCTCGATCGGCGAATAATTCGGTGCGAATGATGACACCGCCCCCGAGGTCCAAGACGTCGCCGCTCCGGATCTCGACCGGCTCGAAGATCTCCGTTCCGTTCAATCGTGAACCATTACTGGAACCCTTATCTTCGACAAAATACGACCCGGAAAGACGTTCGATATAAAGATGTTCGCGGGAGAGACGGGGATCGGCGATACTAAGATCAGTTGCAGAATGGCGTCCGATCACGAATCGATCCTGATCCACGACGACCTCGCGTTCATTACCGAATTCGTCACTGAATATGAGACGCAACAACTGCATATACGGTGTTTGGGTTTGTCAAAAGGTCAACCGGCAGATCGCGGGCTAACCACCTTCGTGACCCGGCCGATCATCGAGTATACGTTGAGATCGGTTGAAGCTTCATCCCAAAATCCTGCGGATTCTCGCCGACGATCGCGGCCGCAAAAAACTTAGGGACATATTTGAAATTCTCTGATTGAAACTGCTTTGACAAAATATCGCCCTTTGAGATCAGGGACCAGAAGTCGCGCGGCAACCCTGAGTTCGATTCAAGGGCTTTGGTAAGATTCGAACTCAATCCACCCTCGCCGCTGTTGTAACTGCCGATCGCAAGCGGCACACTTGCCGGGCCCGTGCCATAACGTCCCGTGAGAGCCTTCATGTATGAGGCAGCCGCTTTCGCTGAGGGCTCCGGTTCGCAGCGCTCATCGGGATTTGTGGGAGAGGCACCTTTTACGGTCTTTAGACCATGGATCTCGCCCGTTGCCTTTGTGAACTGGAACATCCCAAGCGGACCCGTCGGGCTTTGAAGGCAAACACAATGCTCGGATTCGATCATAGCCAAATACAAACCTATCCGCGGGTCGATCCCTTTCTCGTTGAATGCCTTGACGATAAACGGAGCGTTTTTTGATGCACGGGCGTAAGTAACCTCGAGATTATCGCCAAATTTGCATCCCCCTAAGGGCTTTACATTTATACGTTTCGCATACGCGTCAGTAAACGACTTGATCTTATCAAGTGCGGCCGATGGAATCTCTTCGCTTCCGCGATTGCCTATAACCTGAGCTATCCGCATCGCTCTATCGCTGAGATACTGGCGTTTCTCAGTCTCCGACATAGCGAGATAGTTCTTTCCGCTTGGCTGAGTCGAAATTGCCGTTGTCTGACTGGCCTCAGGTGACGGGCCGGGTGTCGGAGACGTCAATTCGGCCGAGTTTCTCGCTGGCTTGTCTTCTTTCGAGTTTGTTTTCATCGATGGTTTCGGCGTCGGTCGTTCATCGACATCGTCAAGGTCAGTATCGTCGCGAACCACTTCCGGCTTACCGATCCCAAGAGCTTTGTAAACGATGAAGAAACCCGAAACGCTGAATATGAGAAACGCGAATGCTATGAGCGCGACCGGCAAAATACTGGCAGGCGACGCCGAAGCAACGGTTACTTTGGAACGTTCAGCCGGCGGCGTGACGGCGGCCGCCGGGGCGGCCCTTTCTTCGGCATGCACGCGTAAGATCGTTTCGTTTCCAAGACGAATGGAATCACCATTCTTAAGCGGCGTACCCGACGGATTTACGGCCTCGCCGTTAACGAACGTTCCGTTTGACGAATGTTCATCAACGATCCATACGCGGTCGCCCTCGCGGTAGATCGATGCGTGCACCCGCGAAAGACTATTATCTGCAAATCGCTGATCGACGTCCGTCCCGCGTCCAAGCGTGATCCTGTCGCGGTCGATCACTATCTCTTGCGAACCATCCGGCGTCGGGAATGTTAACGATATATCCAACACTTCCTATTATATTACAATGCCAGCCTGAACAACTCGGATAGTTGCCGCTCGCTTTTCAACCCGAATTTCTGCGGGTTCTCAGCGACGATTCCGGCAGCAAAAAAGCGAACGATCTGTTCCCGTTCCGGGGCTGTCTTTATCGAGTTCCAGATATCGGTTCGATTTGCCGGCAATGTTGATTTCCAAACACTGGCGTCTTGTGGTGATTTCCCAAATGCCCCAACGCTGTAAATAACATCTCCATCAAATACGCCGAAGACGAGAGCCTTCATATATAGTGACGCTGCCTTTGCTGCACAATTTTGCGAAGCCTCGGCAAGCGTTTCAGTTCCGCAAAGCCCTGTATAGCCATTTGAACTTGCAAATTCGCTGGTCATTCGCCAAAGGCCTTCGTCATTTCCCTGTTTATCAGGGACAAATCGGCTACGGCTCATCGCCAAAACAAAACCGAGCGGAGCGTCAAGATTTTGCTCACGAACGAACGCGACGTTGATCGCATCGCGATATCTGGCGGCGCGATCGTAATAACCCGGTTGGGCATATTCGGCGGTCTTTTTCTGGATTTCCAGCAAGAACTGTTTATTCGACACACTATACGAGGAGCTCGCCGGAAATTGCTTCAAGAATCGCTTTGACATCTCGTTGATCTCGATCAAAGTAACGCTTTCCGCCTTCGGCTCTGACGGGGTTTGGCGGGGATCGGCAATATTGGCCGGGACGGCATCCCTGGGTTTCGTTATCGACTTGGTCTCGAATGCTAGCATTACAGGTTCGTTCTGCTCGATTCGGTTTCCCTCTTCGTCCTCAAGGACGATCGCGAGCCCATGGTCGTAACCATCTGCGAACTCCGGAAAATCATTAGGGTCGATCGTTGCGGTGAATGGTATTTCATCCGTGCTGGCAAACTCGATACCGTCGATCGTAAATGCAGCCCGTGCGACACAGCCGCCATTCGAAACGTCGACCTCGATCTCGGTCGGGGTTGAAAGTGTGTCGCCCGGCTCCGGCGAGACGATCACCGCTTTTGCGTTACATGCAGACGAACTACTGTAATAAAGGATGCCGGCCCCACCGGCAAAGACAACTGCCAGGCCGAATACGCCGCCTGCAGCAAGCAACATCTTCTTTGACCCCACAGGCTGCTCCGCAGCAATGGCGCTGGCGGACTGAGCAGTTGCCATATCAGAGCTGGAGGCCGCATCAGAAAGACCCGGTGCTGAGCCGTCAGCGGGGAGTTCCGCGAAATCGCCACTCTCATCAGCGAACTGAACAATGACCTCGGCTGATCCACCTAAAAGTATCTTTGCACCGTCCCAAAGGTAGATCTCGCCCTCGACCCGCTGTCCATTTACGGTTGTTCCGTTACTGCTTCCGAGGTCAACAAGGCAGTAATAATCGCCGCGTTGCTCGATCTCGACGTGATTTCGCGAGACGTTCGAGTCATCCGGAAATGAGACGGAATTGTCGGGGGCTCGCCCGATCGTCGCGACTCCCGAGCCCAGATAGAACTCACGGCCATCAAAAATTAGTCTTGCCTTTGGCATCTGTCAAAATACTGAACGGCGAACACTCGAAATAAACCGCCAGAACACGACGGTTCCAAGACACGTCGGCCTGAATCTGGTCCGATGGTTGACGAGGAACTGCAGAGCGTTTTGCCTTCAAAATGCCGAGTCAACAACAGGAGCTTTGAGAAAGAGAAAATAAACGACCGCCAAAAATAACGCGATGAATGCAACGATCACGACCACGCCGAACACTAACATCACCGAGCGCATCGCACCGCGTTTTGGCTCGACCTGAGGGACGGCCGTCTCAATTGTGGGTTCGGGATCGAGAAGCTCCGAAAGCTCGGGCTGAGGCTCGACCTGCCCGCCTGCAGCGGCGTTCATCGACGAATCACCCGCCGGCTCTTCGTAAAATTGGTTGACGCCGTTCGATTCATTAACGGGATCGAATTCCGGTGCGTTCGGTATGGCCGTCACATCTTCAGAGCCCTCGATCGCGCGATCTTCACGATTCGCCGGCTGGCCGCTGCTCTGCCTGAATACAGGCTTTGGCATCGTCCAACCATCTTTGTTTTGAGACGGCGGCGACGGAATCGCAGACGATGCCGGGTTCGGCGGAGTAGTATTCAGTTCGTCTTCGACGTCGGGTTGTACCGTGCTATTTTCCAGATCGTTCATAGCTAGTTCCCTCCATTCAATAAATGGTCGTTAACGTTGCATGTCAAGAACATCGGAACGTGTGATTATTCCTGTGATACGTTTGAAATCTTCGATCAAAACGGCCGGCGACTTCTGAAGCTTTGCCTTGACGTCTTTCAGCGTGGTATCTACATCAAGGACGGGAAAACTAGCTTCCATCACATCACCGACCTTCGAATCGAGAAGATCTCGGTCAATCAAAAGCTTCGCCAGCAAGCGGCTTTCGCGAATGCTCCCAACAGACCGATTATCGTCCAAAACAGGAATTTGAGTAACGCCGGCCTCATTCATCTTTGCCAAAGCTATGCTCACGATCTCGTTCGGCGTTACAAAGATCAATTCCGCCGGAGCGCCGGAATTCTTTGTTTCGGCGATCAAGCCGGCGGTCATCCGCTGCGGTTCCAATAGTAGTTTTTCCTTCATCCATTCGTCTGAATGGAACTTTGTCAGATAATGCTCTCCGGTATCGCAAACGATGAAAACGATAAGTCCGGTTTCATCGAGGTCCGCGGCGACCTTCAAAGCGGCGGCAAAGTTCGTTCCCGTGGAGCCGCCGCAAAAGATCCCTTCGCGCCGAGATAACTGTCTTGCCAGGTCGAACGACTCTCGATCGGTAACGTTGATGATCTGATCGACGATCTTCATGTCGGCATTTCCGACCGGAAGGCTTTGCCCTATACCCTCGACCAAATATGGTGTTGCCTCGGGTACATGTCCCGAATCCTTGAACGTTTT
The DNA window shown above is from Chloracidobacterium sp. and carries:
- a CDS encoding DotU family type IV/VI secretion system protein, translating into MADPANKNDLITFAGPVFDLILRLKAGIVVPSNELRPQIAGMLQDFEKRAERYRFNHKIVQVSKFALASFVDEVVLTNNFPLKNEWEKYPLQLEYFGEQLAGNKFFDKLDAMLKQIETTQDAVEVYYFCMLLGFKGRYAIYEQDKLLATMQRTANALVKVGKIQSVELSPHWLANDQPKPPEKRGMPVWAKLGAAGGLGLGIIVYFVMFLLSMKFFWDAAEKLQL
- the tssK gene encoding type VI secretion system baseplate subunit TssK, yielding MSKYRKIVWNEGMLLTPHHFQQWDNYHEELLHSRAQSMMQFNYGVLDLQVNNEAIANGNFQITNCRAVMQDGLMINVPDAEAVPDLRPVGDHFKVEQERLGVHLAIPAKKAGEANFQASGASAGSNLRFHQEGSMVKDETTGSNEQPIAYAKSNLRIIFDDELRDGFTSMKIAELQRTPTGQLKISDEYIPPILKSSASGWLVNMLRQMVEILITKSGSLGEQRRQSNASLADFTTSEVAVFWLLHTINSSIPTMSHFFRSPVLHPERLYLEMGELVGKLMTFALESHPKDIVKYDHDDLYFTFYNLSTQLKDLLETVIPSRCVAIPLEKTRDTLYVGRIEDERLLKEAGFYLAVRAQMPESKMIEGVPRVVKIASRDVIDSVIGSALPGVVLTYTNPPPAPIPSRVGFKYFQLDSIGPYWNGITGSKVIAVYVPNEIPDEKLELYAVKP
- a CDS encoding YkgJ family cysteine cluster protein, which gives rise to MENEQWITGNITLKVAGQPLDLELTVPSGPVRPDRMLPVFQKMTDSFVEMSVAAAAANGEKVSCAKGCGACCRQAVPVSVIEAIRLAEVVEAMPIERQTLVKKRFADSLAHFEAIGWFDRIRDLSENRRQDPQHELEKKINEAVMEYFGQSIECPFLENESCTIHEDRPLACREYLVTSPAENCADPTNASIDMVNVFLKPSKPIRFLGVDPAAVRFIPLIESLAVAEAGSEVLPEKSGERWLAEFFTVLTGSPIPES
- a CDS encoding FHA domain-containing protein; this encodes MQLLRLIFSDEFGNEREVVVDQDRFVIGRHSATDLSIADPRLSREHLYIERLSGSYFVEDKGSSNGSRLNGTEIFEPVEIRSGDVLDLGGGVIIRTELFADRERVTTGSFAKPVAAERSGIVSESGATSPHPHAKSASGGFPTSLLLIGPLVAVIVLVFAGGLFFVLNGGSSSNNQVTTDDGDDPIEIDDEPVTRDRRIRSNDVTSTSKPESSPTEAPSNLSSGNSESVMPRGTSETSKVEEHGAAFLRRIAINDPKAFLTGEQAARVNSKIKQISSSSALAANINSAKRSSSQLAALAQSKNLKPQFLAVAAIARLGSNKGDVVQTAQSLVDVLDKLGTQIGNELADDALLMIAAYDQGKAGELMKMRNMLQDLSNKFPESSRSIRTIWFLQKNGKLTNAEFENALTFLAVGIIAQNPKDFGVTAETLVL
- a CDS encoding FHA domain-containing protein, translating into MDISLTFPTPDGSQEIVIDRDRITLGRGTDVDQRFADNSLSRVHASIYREGDRVWIVDEHSSNGTFVNGEAVNPSGTPLKNGDSIRLGNETILRVHAEERAAPAAAVTPPAERSKVTVASASPASILPVALIAFAFLIFSVSGFFIVYKALGIGKPEVVRDDTDLDDVDERPTPKPSMKTNSKEDKPARNSAELTSPTPGPSPEASQTTAISTQPSGKNYLAMSETEKRQYLSDRAMRIAQVIGNRGSEEIPSAALDKIKSFTDAYAKRINVKPLGGCKFGDNLEVTYARASKNAPFIVKAFNEKGIDPRIGLYLAMIESEHCVCLQSPTGPLGMFQFTKATGEIHGLKTVKGASPTNPDERCEPEPSAKAAASYMKALTGRYGTGPASVPLAIGSYNSGEGGLSSNLTKALESNSGLPRDFWSLISKGDILSKQFQSENFKYVPKFFAAAIVGENPQDFGMKLQPISTYTR
- a CDS encoding FHA domain-containing protein — its product is MPKARLIFDGREFYLGSGVATIGRAPDNSVSFPDDSNVSRNHVEIEQRGDYYCLVDLGSSNGTTVNGQRVEGEIYLWDGAKILLGGSAEVIVQFADESGDFAELPADGSAPGLSDAASSSDMATAQSASAIAAEQPVGSKKMLLAAGGVFGLAVVFAGGAGILYYSSSSACNAKAVIVSPEPGDTLSTPTEIEVDVSNGGCVARAAFTIDGIEFASTDEIPFTATIDPNDFPEFADGYDHGLAIVLEDEEGNRIEQNEPVMLAFETKSITKPRDAVPANIADPRQTPSEPKAESVTLIEINEMSKRFLKQFPASSSYSVSNKQFLLEIQKKTAEYAQPGYYDRAARYRDAINVAFVREQNLDAPLGFVLAMSRSRFVPDKQGNDEGLWRMTSEFASSNGYTGLCGTETLAEASQNCAAKAASLYMKALVFGVFDGDVIYSVGAFGKSPQDASVWKSTLPANRTDIWNSIKTAPEREQIVRFFAAGIVAENPQKFGLKSERQLSELFRLAL
- a CDS encoding pyridoxal-phosphate dependent enzyme, which encodes MKYYNTVLDLIGNTPLVKINHLTRQHKIKAQIFAKMESLNPGYSVKDRIGVSMIDWAEKEGVLKKGGTVIEATSGNTGIGLALVAAVRGYKCIFVLTDKVSVEKMRYLKALGADIVVCPSAAKHGTPDHYVETARRIAGETPNSFYPDQYNHPANPSAHYRTTGPEIWEDTDGKITHFVSGIGTGGTISGTGRFLKEMNPKIQIVGADPYGSIFKTFKDSGHVPEATPYLVEGIGQSLPVGNADMKIVDQIINVTDRESFDLARQLSRREGIFCGGSTGTNFAAALKVAADLDETGLIVFIVCDTGEHYLTKFHSDEWMKEKLLLEPQRMTAGLIAETKNSGAPAELIFVTPNEIVSIALAKMNEAGVTQIPVLDDNRSVGSIRESRLLAKLLIDRDLLDSKVGDVMEASFPVLDVDTTLKDVKAKLQKSPAVLIEDFKRITGIITRSDVLDMQR